The Fusarium musae strain F31 chromosome 10, whole genome shotgun sequence genome window below encodes:
- a CDS encoding hypothetical protein (EggNog:ENOG41~SMCOG1005:Drug resistance transporter, EmrB/QacA~antiSMASH:Cluster_10.2): protein MSSTVDSDTKVLHQVHDNPHDGPERDTESPVNDAVDINFQHGVQNIEAVTLSWSKTALKVAFVLIWLVYFVQGLVSGISSALIPYVTSAFAMHSLTPTTSVMSSVIGGVTNLSIAKTLDIFGRPQGFLFCATLATLGLIMSAACNNVEAYAASQVFYTVGINGVGYSLSVFIADTTSLRHRGLIQSLCGSPSIITAWLGGPISTAFLNGAGWRWAFGMESILVPGVTIPLFGLFMHHYLRAKKQGIIPKRESQGFSYYIREFDVIGLLSLSTGVALFLLPFNLYALQAKGFGSTMIICFFVFGILLLIFFGIWERFFAKVSFIPWRFLQDRTVAGACLLSFTLFFSYMCWGMYFSSILQVVNNLSVTHASYVVSTYTVGGFIFAIFVGMVMSYTGNYKAVTLYVALPLSILGSGLMIYFRHPDQSIGYIAMSQIFIAFGSGAIMITAEIAILAAVQEQQYFAVAIALVSMCASIGQAVGLTVSSAIWQDILPKKLAEYLPEEDLPNLPMIAMDLVTQLSYPIGSPTRLAIQHAYGDAHKYLFIAGTAVWALGIFGVVMWKNINIINIKQTKGRVV, encoded by the coding sequence ATGTCCTCCACGGTCGACTCTGACACGAAAGTGCTGCACCAAGTCCACGACAATCCCCACGATGGCCCTGAAAGAGACACAGAAAGTCCCGTCAACGACGCGGTAGACATCAACTTTCAGCATGGCGTACAAAATATCGAGGCCGTTACCCTCTCGTGGTCCAAAACCGCGCTGAAGGTCGCTTTCGTCCTCATCTGGCTCGTCTACTTCGTCCAGGGTCTTGTCTCGGGTATCAGCAGCGCATTGATTCCATATGTTACATCCGCCTTTGCAATGCACTCTCTCACGCCGACTACCAGCGTCATGAGCTCTGTCATTGGAGGTGTCACCAATCTGAGCATCGCAAAGACTCTCGATATCTTCGGCCGGCCTCAGGGCTTCTTGTTCTGCGCTACCCTTGCAACCCTTGGGCTTATCATGTCGGCCGCCTGCAATAATGTCGAAGCTTATGCTGCATCTCAAGTTTTTTACACTGTCGGCATCAATGGAGTTGGCTACAGCCTTAGCGTCTTTATCGCCGATACTACCTCTCTTCGGCATCGAGGTCTGATTCAGTCTCTTTGCGGTTCTCCCAGCATCATTACAGCATGGCTGGGAGGTCCAATCTCTACAGCATTCTTGAACGGTGCTGGTTGGAGATGGGCTTTCGGCATGGAGAGTATTCTTGTTCCAGGTGTTACCATTCCCTTGTTCGGCCTTTTCATGCATCATTATTTGAGAGCAAAGAAGCAAGGCATCATTCCCAAGCGAGAGTCTCAGGGTTTCTCTTACTACATTCGCGAGTTTGACGTTATTGGCCTTCTCAGTCTTTCTACTGGTGTCGCCCTTTTCCTCCTACCATTCAATCTCTACGCCTTGCAAGCTAAAGGATTTGGCTCAACCATGATCATATGCTTCTTTGTGTTCGGTATTCTCCTTCTTATCTTCTTTGGCATCTGGGAAAGGTTCTTCGCCAAAGTTTCCTTTATCCCTTGGAGATTTCTTCAGGATCGAACAGTTGCTGGTGCATGTCTCCTTTCAttcactctcttcttcagttACATGTGTTGGGGCATGTACTTCAGCTCCATCCTTCAGGTTGTCAACAACCTCAGCGTCACACATGCTAGCTATGTTGTATCAACATACACCGTCGGCGGCTTCATTTTTGCCATCTTTGTCGGCATGGTCATGTCTTATACTGGGAACTATAAAGCTGTCACACTCTACGTGGCCCTTCCTCTATCCATCCTCGGATCTGGTCTTATGATCTATTTCCGCCATCCTGATCAGAGCATTGGCTATATCGCCATGTCCCAAATATTTATCGCCTTTGGAAGCGGCGCTATTATGATTACTGCCGAGATCGCCATTCTTGCCGCTGTCCAAGAGCAGCAGTATTTTGCCGTGGCTATCGCCCTGGTATCTATGTGTGCCAGCATTGGACAGGCGGTTGGGTTGACTGTGTCATCTGCTATCTGGCAAGATATTCTCCCCAAAAAGCTTGCAGAGTATCTCCCCGAGGAGGATCTTCCTAATCTGCCTATGATTGCGATGGACCTTGTAACCCAACTATCATACCCCATTGGATCGCCGACTCGGCTGGCGATTCAGCACGCCTATGGCGATGCACACAAATACTTGTTCATTGCTGGCACTGCCGTTTGGGCTCTTGGCATTTTTGGAGTTGTCATGTGgaagaacatcaacatcatcaacattaAGCAGACCAAGGGTCGGGTCGTTTAA
- a CDS encoding hypothetical protein (EggNog:ENOG41~antiSMASH:Cluster_10.2), translating into MSTTTTMQMEQTVAARFETKDLVEFDPNVVYGDWRDEFHKTGCVLIKNVISKEKAQYYCDKQIEWLKKFELGFDEKDPSTWNADHLPVSFKGGMYYGYGATHEKMAWEARTEPKVVEIFEKLWGTKELLCSFDGLNVSLPNRTDITWSPWPHCDQNPERKGMQAVQGLLNFAPNGPKDGGLMLMKGSSKLFNEFFAQKRDSADHEDAPPPEIKYMDLFIFSEKDVKWFEERGCTMYKVDMEPGDFVLWDSRTMHYARFPEGDQIRHVQYICMTPRQFATEEALEAKAFCFNNYMGTTHWPHCNIRIAQEKPMRNGEICPKYRTEPFEKPEVTDQILRLAGVKPYDE; encoded by the exons ATGTCTACCACTACTACAATGCAGATGGAGCAGACCGTCGCTGCTCGCTTCGAGACCAAGGATCTCGTCGAGTTTGACCCCAATGTCGTCTACGGCGACTGGAGAGATGAGTTCCACAAGACAGGCTGTGTCCTGATCAAGAACGTCATCAGCAAAGAGAAGGCTCAATACTATTGCGACAAGCAGATTGAGTGGCTCAAGAAGTTTGAGCTTGGCTTCGATGAGAAGGACCCCAGCACTTGGAATGCGGATCATCTCCCCGTCAGCTTCAAGGGTGGTATGTACTATGGTTATGGTGCTACACACGAGAAGATGGCTTGGGAAGCACGAACCGAGCccaaggttgttgagattTTCGAGAAGCTCTGGGGAACCAAGGAGCTCCTGTGCTCTTTTGATGGTCTCAATGTTTCCCTGCCCAACCGCACCGATATCACTTGGAGCCCTTGGCCTCACTGCGATCAGAACCCCGAGCGAAAGGG CATGCAAGCCGTGCAGGGTCTTCTGAACTTTGCCCCCAACGGCCCCAAGGATGGTGGTCTCATGCTCATGAAGGGTTCTTCCAAGCTCTTCAATGAGTTCTTTGCTCAAAAGCGTGACTCTGCTGATCATGAggatgctcctcctcctgagATCAAGTACATGGACCTGTTTATCTTCAGTGAGAAGGACGTCAAGTGGTTTGAGGAGCGAGGCTGCACCATGTACAAGGTCGACATGGAGCCCGGTGACTTTGTTCTCTGGGACTCTCGTACCATGCATTATGCTCGATTCCCCGAAGGTGACCAAATCCGACATGTTCAGTACATCTGCA TGACACCACGACAATTCGCAACTGAGGAAGCTCTCGAGGCAAAGGCCTTTTGCTTCAACAACTATATGGGCACTACACATTGGCCTCATTG CAACATCCGCATCGCTCAGGAGAAGCCCATGAGGAATGGCGAAATCTGCCCCAAGTACCGCACAGAGCCATTTGAGAAGCCCGAAGTAACAGATCAGATACTTCGATTGGCAGGCGTCAAGCCTTATGATGAATGA
- a CDS encoding hypothetical protein (EggNog:ENOG41~antiSMASH:Cluster_10.2) gives MSPPTKYAVALFPGFQALDVFGPLDVLNFTSKRQPLELSLLHTDLSPVSTLEDDSPGRIGQSVVPTHTYDNAPEDIEILLVPGGRGSRNPENVKRVREFVKERYPKLKFLLTVCTGSAIVAQSGLLDGKEATSNKRSFDWVETQGPNVQWVRKARWVVHGNIWTSSGISAGIDMIYAFIAEQYGQEIADDTADGSEYVRNTDPKSDPFAV, from the exons ATGTCTCCCCCTACCAAGTATGCTGTTGCTTTGTTTCCTGGATTTCAAGCCCTGGATGTGTTTGGGCCTTTGGACGTCCTAAACTTCACGTCCAAGCGGCAACCTCTCGAACTCTCACTCCTACATACGGATCTCAGTCCTGTGTCTACGCTTGAAGATGACTCTCCAGGCCGTATCGGACAAAGTGTTGTCCCAACTCATACTTATGATAATGCACCGGAAGATATTGAAATCCTGCTCGTACCTGGCGGGAGAGGTTCGAGGAACCCAGAAAACGTAAAAAGAGTCCGGGAATTTGTCAAGGAGAGGTACCCTAAACTCAAGTTCCTTCTGACGGTCTGCACTGGTAGTGCCATCGTAGCCCAGTCAGGCCTACTTGATGGAAAGGAAGCAACTTCGAATAAGAGATCATTTGACTGG GTTGAGACACAAGGGCCTAATGTCCAGTGGGTGCGGAAGGCAAGATGGGTCGTCCATGGCAATATTTGGACATCATCTGGTATCTCAGCTGGTATTGACATGATATATGCTTTCATTGCAGAGCAGTATGGACAAGAAATCGCAGATGACACTGCAGACGGCTCTGAGTATGTCCGCAACACCGACCCCAAATCAGACCCATTTGCCGTCTAG
- a CDS encoding hypothetical protein (EggNog:ENOG41~antiSMASH:Cluster_10.2): protein MAPSATTTTTTTTEEHPTLTLRPEGLERIVIDGNNRRYGDWRDDLVRDGYAVVKGAIPRERALSYANRMYGLIESFGLGYNRNDPSSVHPDKLPVINEKGMLLNYGAAHEDFVWGVRSEPGVVGAFEKALGSEDLIVSFDAINYGFANRENLPENKPWPHQDQDPDVPGFRCLQGLVNLLPNGPNDGGLIVAKGGHTKSKQFHDEIRGTEERIPAWTKEWYGFTDKGMKWLEEHGCEWYKVEAEPGDLILWDSRTPHYNIPVKSQQDRFAIYTCFMPVSEASQEDLIRKKDAFERRVGTTHWPNARHLGSNEAKRNGKPDHVVRDRPLHEPVLNERAFKLTGIPYIKAEAS from the exons ATGGCTCCTTCAGCaactaccaccaccaccaccactacTGAGGAGCACCCAACCCTCACCCTCCGCCCCGAGGGACTTGAGCGCATCGTGATCGATGGCAACAACAGACGATACGGAGACTGGAGAGATGACCTTGTCCGTGACGGATATGCCGTTGTCAAGGGTGCTATTCCCAGGGAGCGAGCTCTGAGCTACGCTAACCGTATGTACGGTCTGATTGAGAGCTT CGGCCTTGGATACAACCGAAACGACCCCTCAAGTGTCCACCCCGACAAGCTTCCCGTCATCAACGAGAAGGGTATGCTTCTGAACTACGGTGCCGCCCACGAAGACTTCGTATGGGGAGTTCGATCTGAGCCTGGTGTTGTCGGAGCTTTTGAGAAGGCTCTTGGATCTGAGGATCTCATTGTCTCCTTCGACGCTATCAACTACGGCTTCGCAAACAGAGAAAACCTTCCCGAGAATAAGCCTTGgcctcatcaagatcaggACCCTGATGTGCCTGGATTCCGCTGCCTCCAAGGACttgtcaaccttcttcccaACGGCCCCAATGACGGCGGTCTCATTGTCGCAAAGGGCGGCCACACCAAGAGCAAGCAGTTCCACGATGAGATCCGTGGTACTGAAGAGCGCATTCCCGCCTGGACTAAGGAGTGGTACGGATTCACCGACAAGGGAATGAAGTGGCTCGAGGAGCACGGCTGCGAGTGGTACAAGGTCGAGGCTGAGCCTGGTGACCTGATCCTCTGGGACTCCCGAACCCCTCACTATAATATTCCTGTGAAGAGCCAACAAGACCGCTTCGCCATCTACACTTGCTTCATGCCTGTGTCCGAGGCGTCTCAAGAGGACCTCATCCGCAAGAAGGACGCTTTTGAGCGCAGAGTCGGCACAACA CACTGGCCCAACGCTCGCCACCTCGGCTCTAATGAGGCCAAGCGCAACGGCAAGCCTGATCACGTAGTACGCGACAGACCTCTGCACGAACCCGTTCTGAACGAGAGGGCTTTCAAGTTGACGGGTATTCCTTACATCAAGGCAGAAGCTAGCTAG
- a CDS encoding hypothetical protein (EggNog:ENOG41~antiSMASH:Cluster_10.2~MEROPS:MER0000443), whose amino-acid sequence MPPPVQVAYKPLNKPEVGDNGYVEPTPGKSEVLKKGSRPFDARPLDSDVRIDHDVEIVVRDGCRLYVDIYRPTGSEKVPVIISWSPYGKKYSAIDMIFNVCTWACCLTKDDVSGLEKFEGLDPAWWVNQGYAIAHVDARGAGNSDGDACCMGAQEAEDAHDVIEGLAKLPWCNGSVGMAGNSYLAIMQWQAAAQNPPSLKAIAPWEGSGDIFREQFCRGGWFTMSNFDLITTLVIKGQHGVEDFAEMYRRSPQANAYWNDKRVDFSKINIPVFITGSDLSQIHTMGAVRGWMELGSDKKWIKWCGHQEWFELYSVQESYPELKKYFDKYLKGVDNDWEETPRVRWTTLQFDEGKVKSNIELPDFPVPNTDYRSFYLGDNDALLDSAPSSGIKTYNSEDRWSIAKFRYTFDKHTRIIGMPKAELYMSCDDLDDMVVFVQVRKLDKNGKELSHLQFPIEKTPVKSVDAMDEKDRSSLTLHNGAMGILRASQRKIDEKRSIHPQFPFHPHDEVQKVPKGEVVKLDIGIWCMGVDYEEGQTLQVDILGQYPGFTEVAAFSKPRPDSEKNKGQHKIHYGGDYPSKVIIPIVNV is encoded by the exons ATGCCGCCTCCCGTTCAGGTTGCCTACAAGCCTCTCAACAAGCCTGAGGTTGGCGACAATGGCTATGTTGAACCCACTCCAGGAAAGTCTGAAGTGCTGAAGAAGGGATCCAGACCCTTCGACGCAAGACCTCTTGACTCTGACGTCCGCATTGATCACGATGTTGAAATCGTTGTCCGTGACGGCTGCCGGCTTTATGTCGATATTTATCGCCCGACAGGTTCTGAAAAGGTTCCCGTCATCATCTCTTGGTCTCCTTATGGCAAGAAATACTCAGCCATTGACATGATCTTCAATGTGTGCACATGGGCCTGCTGTCTCACAAAAGACGACGTCAGTGGACTCGAGAAGTTTGAGGGTCTTGACCCTGCTTGGTGGGTGAACCAAGGCTACGCAATTGCACATGTTGATGCTCGCGGAGCCGGCAACAGCGACGGCGACGCGTGCTGCATGGGTGCACAAGAGGCCGAGGATGCTCACGATGTCATCGAGGGTCTTGCTAAGCTTCCTTGGTGCAATGGCAGCGTCGGCATGGCTGGCAACTCATACTTGGCTATCATGCAATGGCAGGCTGCTGCACAAAATCCTCCTTCGTTGAAGGCAATTGCGCCTTGGGAGGGATCTGGAGATATCTTTCGCGAGCAATTCTGCCGAGGAGGCTGGTTCACTATGAGCAACTTCGATCTTATCACAACTCTTGTTATTAAAGGTCAGCACGGCGTTGAGGACTTTGCAGAGATGTATCGAAGGAGCCCCCAGGCCAATGCTTATTGGAACGATAAGCGCGTGGAtttctccaagatcaacattCCTGTTTTTATCACAGGCTCAGACCTCAGCCAGATTCACACCATGGGTGCTGTgcgtggatggatggagCTGGGAAGTGACAAGAAATGGATTAAGTGGTGTGGACATCAGGAGTGGTTTGAGCTTTACTCGGTCCAGGAGAGCTACCCCGAGCTCAAG AAATACTTCGACAAGTACCTCAAGGGTGTTGATAACGACTGGGAGGAGACACCTCGAGTGCGCTGGACAACTCTCCAGTTTGACGAAGGAAAGGTCAAGAGCAACATTGAACTCCCAGACTTCCCTGTTCCCAACACCGACTATCGCTCATTCTACCTGGGAGACAACGATGCGCTTCTAGATAGTGCACCATCTTCAGGTATCAAGACCTACAACTCTGAAGATCGCTGGTCCATCGCCAAGTTCCGATACACTTTCGACAAGCATACAAGAATAATTGGAATGCCTAAAGCGGAGCTATACATGAGCTGTGATGATTTAGACGACATGGTTGTCTTTGTACAAGTTCgcaagctcgacaagaacGGCAAGGAGTTGAGCCACTTGCAGTTCCCTATTGAGAAGACTCCAGTGAAGTCGGTTGACGCAatggatgagaaggatcGCTCAAGTCTTACATTACACAACGGCGCTATGGGGATTCTCCGAGCGTCACAACGGAAGATCGATGAGAAGCGATCGATACATCCTCAGTTCCCCTTCCACCCTCACGATGAGGTGCAGAAGGTTCCCAAGGGTGAAGTGGTCAAGCTCGATATTGGTATCTGGTGCATGGGAGTGGACTACGAGGAGGGCCAGACCCTTCAGGTAGATATCTTGGGACAGTATCCTGGGTTCACTGAAGTTGCTGCGTTCTCCAAGCCAAGGCCAGATagtgagaagaacaaggggcAGCACAAGATTCATTACGGCGGAGATTATCCTAGCAAGGTTATCATTCCGATTGTCAATGTTTAA
- a CDS encoding hypothetical protein (EggNog:ENOG41~antiSMASH:Cluster_10.2~SMCOG1087:hypothetical protein) → MGSMPELHVVIVGGGIAGLATAFALRHPNRRITVLERSRLLREVGALISLQPNASKIITKWKLDPFLESAEPQADQGFRIFDADGNLVRELPFQKGQFGAERMLYHRQDLQAALGTAAASKEAYGNPVDVRTGCQVASVDCDEGIVTLDSGEKIHGDLIIGADGIHSLVRTAVVGEKRSALPTGTSAYRMLIPTEDLEGLSLPNQLLDPRVPKTTMIMGHDRRVIMGPGRNSKLYGIVALVPDEKLAEESSDSWVAPGSIEKLLEAYSDFPSWLHDIFKAAPDIGLWQLRDIDPLPRWVKGRTILIGDAAHAMLPTQGQGASQSIEDAEAVCTFLANVQSRDEVGAALERVFAARYDRASLIQKFSREQAKPATDGVSKRVNLDPAQFMRYNCDYNGAEDWEERQKNGTANP, encoded by the exons ATGGGAAGCATGCCTGAACTACATGTTGTGATTGTTGGTGGAGGCATCGCAGGTCTCGCAACT GCCTTTGCTCTAAGACATCCCAACAGGCGCATTACTGTCCTTGAGCGCTCTCGCCTCCTACGCGAGGTCGGCGCTTTAATCTCGCTACAGCCCAACGCCAGCAAGATCATCACCAAGTGGAAGCTTGATCCTTTCCTTGAGAGTGCTGAGCCTCAAGCCGATCAAGGCTTCAGAATATTTGATGCAGATGGCAACTTGGTGAGAGAACTGCCCTTCCAGAAAGGACAGTTCGGTGCCGAGCGTATGCTTTATCACAGACAAGATCTACAAGCGGCTCTGGGGACCGCTGCAGCAAGTAAAGAAGCTTATGGTAATCCTGTAGATGTTCGCACAGGTTGCCAAGTCGCGAGTGTCGATTGTGACGAAGGCATTGTGACACTGGACTCGGGCGAGAAGATCCACGGCGACCTCATCATTGGTGCCGATGGTATTCATAGTCTTGTGAGAACTGCCGTGGTAGGCGAGAAGAGGAGTGCTCTACCGACTGGCACGTCAGCTTATCGAATGCTGATCCCAACTGAGGATCTTGAGGGGCTGTCTCTACCAAATCAACTCCTGGATCCCCGAGTTCCCAAGACAACCATGATAATGGGCCACGATCGAAGAGTGATTATGGGGCCGGGCAGAAACAGCAAACTTTATGGTATTGTTGCTTTAGTGCCTGACGAAAAGCTTGCCGAGGAAAGCTCAGACAGCTGGGTCGCGCCTGGAAGCATTGAGAAGCTGTTAGAAGCCTATTCAGATTTCCCTTCATGGCTCCATGATATATTCAAGGCAGCTCCAGACATCGGCTTGTGGCAGCTGAGAGATATCGACCCTCTTCCACGTTGGGTAAAGGGTCGAACCATCCTGATTGGTGACGCTGCTCATGCCATGCTTCCTactcaagggcaaggtgcATCACAGAGCATCGAGGATGCGGAGGCTGTCTGCACGTTCTTGGCCAACGTACAATCGAGAGACGAGGTCGGCGCTGCTTTGGAGAGAGTCTTTGCTGCCAGATATGATAGAGCATCTCTGATCCAGAAGTTTAGCAGGGAGCAGGCGAAGCCAGCAACTGATGGGGTGAGCAAGAGGGTAAATCTCGATCCTGCTCAATTTATGAGATACAATTGTGATTACAACGGAGCTGAGGACTGGGAAGAGCGTCAGAAGAATGGAACCGCAAACCCTTGA
- a CDS encoding hypothetical protein (EggNog:ENOG41~antiSMASH:Cluster_10.2~SMCOG1169:sugar transport protein), with protein MDTKSDVNHVESISKDSLDVIQVTKSKIEVSGTVKLIEGKTIYIPTPTADPQDPLNMKMWQKALVLIVISLFSTIGLALVSGFGGLLGFYIPAYVAVGKDYADITHLMTYPTLFMGIGNLIGMPLGIAIGRRSVLLGATIIMILSAGLCAGATTYEWHLAGRVILGLSAGQSEALVPMITQEIFFLHERSTCMMIQQTIQTILTTVFTIFASPIAEAITPQWWYGLGAILSGVSFVLALFFVPETKYYRPKAAYQAGGSSDDENVVEVCTERPELDYVNFAPRTFRSDMRLWVGKPEWKKVVEIFTQSFALILFPNVLWALCLNGLTLGVNIAIGTTYGSIVTAPPYNWPQSSASYANAGQIVTSLIALPCFGFGSDKLIKWFAGRRNGIHEPEIRLIPLAFPIVVGVFTAVLYGLGATYPEKYHWFTYVWALAAYYFTFVGANIVAITYLLDSYPQRAGPLLVIICALRGVMSFGVSYGITPFIERNGYDGAFGVFGGLTGAFGVLGIFVFIFGKKIRKFTGRFCEDKDKAE; from the exons ATGGATACCAAGTCCGATGTCAATCATGTCGAGAGTATCTCGAAAGATTCTCTCGACGTGATTCAGGTCACAAAGTCGAAGATTGAGGTCAGCGGAACTGTCAAACTGATAGAAGGAAAGACGATCTACATCCCAACGCCCACTGCAGATCCCCAGG ATCCTTTGAACATGAAGATGTGGCAAAAGGCTCTCGTTCTCATTGTCATCTCCCTAT TCTCGACGATCGGCCTGGCTTTGGTCTCAGGATTCGGAGGTCTCTTAGGCTTCTACATTCCTGCCTACGTCGCCGTTGGCAAGGACTACGCCGACATCACTCACCTCATGACTTATCCTACCCTCTTCATGGGTATCGGTAATCTCATTGGTATGCCTCTCGGTATCGCGATCGGTCGACGAAGCGTTCTTCTCGGAGCTACAATCATCATGATCCTCAGCGCTGGTCTCTGTGCAGGAGCTACCACCTATGAGTGGCATCTTGCTGGACGGGTCATCCTTGGACTGTCAGCTGGGCAGAGTGAGGCTCTTGTTCCCATGATCACACAG GaaatcttcttccttcacgAGAGAAGTACCTGCATGATGATCCAGCAGACTATTCAGACCATCCTGACGACTGTCTTCACTATCTTTGCCAGTCCCATCGCCGAAGCCATCACGCCCCAATGGTGGTATGGTCTTGGTGCTATCCTCTCCGGTGTCTCCTTcgtcctcgccctcttcttTGTCCCCGAGACTAAGTATTACCGCCCCAAGGCTGCCTACCAAGCTGGCGGCAgctccgatgatgagaatgttgTTGAGGTCTGCACCGAACGTCCCGAACTCGACTATGTCAACTTTGCCCCTCGCACATTCCGATCCGATATGAGACTCTGGGTTGGCAAGCCTGAGTGGAAGAAGGTCGTTGAGATTTTCACA CAAAGCTTTGCCCTCATCCTTTTCCCCAACGTTCTCTGGGCCCTTTGCCTCAACGGTCTTACTCTTGGTGTTAATATTGCTATTGGAACGACTTATGGCTCTATTGTCACCGCCCCTCCTTACAACTGGCCCCAGTCATCTGCCAGCTACGCCAACGCTGGTCAGATCGTCACCTCGCTTATCGCACTCCCTTGCTTCGGTTTCGGCTcggacaagctcatcaagtgGTTCGCAGGCCGACGCAACGGCATCCACGAGCCTGAGATCCGTCTGATTCCTCTTGCTTTCCCCATTGTCGTTGGTGTCTTTACTGCTGTCTTATACGGACTTGGTGCTACCTATCCTGAGAAGTACCACTGGTTCACCTATGTCTGGGCACTTGCTGC CTACTACTTCACGTTTGTCGGAGCCAACATTGTCGCTATCACATATCTTCTGGACAGCTATCCTCAGCGAGCCGGTCCCCTCCTGGTCATTATTTGTGCCCTCCGTGGTGTCATGTCATTTGGCGTCAGCTACGGAATTACTCCCTTCATCGAGAGAAACGGGTACGATGGCGCCTTCGGTGTCTTTGGTGGCTTGACTGGTGCATTTGGAGTCCTTggcatcttcgtcttcatcttcggtaAGAAGATCCGAAAGTTCACAGGAAGGTTCTgcgaggacaaggacaaggccgaGTAA